A stretch of DNA from Yoonia sp. G8-12:
GCCTCGTTCCGTCGCAAGTTGGATCAAGCATTTTCCAAGTGCGTCAATGTCACCGACGGGAACCAGCTGCCCGCCACCAGCATTACTGATCAGATCAGCGGCATAAGACCCATCATAGCCAATGATTGGTGTGCCTGCGATCAAGCTTTCAATCAGGCATCGGGGTGACTCTGGCGTTGTGTGGCAAAACAGGAAGATATGCGCGGCCTGCAATCTTGCGGTTACTTGCACCGGATCATCGACAAATCCATGCAAGGTTACACGGTCCATAAGGCCGTCCGCCTCTAACTGTGCCCTCAATTCCGCGAGCATCGGGCCATCGCCCAACCAGTGCGCTTCAAAGTCAAATCCCGCCGCCGACAGCTTTTTCAAAGCAGAAGCCCAATGCAAGGGGCCCTTCATGGCAGTGGCCCGGCCTGCATAGACGATGTGGAGCGGGTCAATTCTTGCGCTGGCGATCTTGGCGTTGAATGCATCGTCACTGATGTGCGCATCGCGTTTGACATGGATATCATGCACGATGTTTGGATTTTTGCAAAAAGGTGCATATGCGTCATAGGTTTGCTGACCATGAAATAATCCGATGGTCGCGCGCTTGATCACAAATCGTTCCAGCATTGCCATTGGCCGGTGGATGACCCGTTTTTTGATGCGACTTTTGAAAGAACCAGCACCAGAGAGGGATTCCACCCTCACAACTTCAGATTCAACCCGGTCCGTCCAGACAGCAAACCGTCGGCCGACAGCGTGAGCCTGAAGGCATGCTACCGCGCCCCAGTCGCCGACAAGGCCGCCAATTGCGAATGACATATAATCTGCGCGCGCAATTTCTTGGCGGATGGTATTGCGGGTTTTGCGATAGACCCGCGCAAACCTTGGAAGCACCCACGCCGTCGGCAAAGCCACAATGCTCACCCGTGTGAGGTTTTGACCGATAGTCTCGGCCGGGACCCAACCCGCGGGCGGGGGGCCGTCTTGATGTGGCATCATCACGGTGACGTGAGCAAAATTCTCGGCCCAAAGCCGGAGGCCATTCGCGGCCTGTTTATCGACAAGCCATCCCTCAGGCGTTCCATAGACTGATACCGGAGCGTAGATAAGCAGCCGTCCGTTTTTCTCGGATGTCTCTGTCATGTCTCCGACCCAGGTACAAATCGCGGCAGGACATCTAGCGTTTCGCGGAACATCTCTTGCAGGCGCGCTTCGGCTTCGGCCTCTGTTTCGCCCGATAGAATTGGTGTTGTCAGCCGCACCAAGGCACCGTCGGTGCGA
This window harbors:
- a CDS encoding glycosyltransferase is translated as MTETSEKNGRLLIYAPVSVYGTPEGWLVDKQAANGLRLWAENFAHVTVMMPHQDGPPPAGWVPAETIGQNLTRVSIVALPTAWVLPRFARVYRKTRNTIRQEIARADYMSFAIGGLVGDWGAVACLQAHAVGRRFAVWTDRVESEVVRVESLSGAGSFKSRIKKRVIHRPMAMLERFVIKRATIGLFHGQQTYDAYAPFCKNPNIVHDIHVKRDAHISDDAFNAKIASARIDPLHIVYAGRATAMKGPLHWASALKKLSAAGFDFEAHWLGDGPMLAELRAQLEADGLMDRVTLHGFVDDPVQVTARLQAAHIFLFCHTTPESPRCLIESLIAGTPIIGYDGSYAADLISNAGGGQLVPVGDIDALGKCLIQLATERGQLETLTRCAREDGKPFDDETVFAHRSEVIKQFLGR